The following is a genomic window from Apodemus sylvaticus chromosome 10, mApoSyl1.1, whole genome shotgun sequence.
ccaagctcTGTgaagtggctcatgcctttaaacccagcattgAGGAGTTATCCAAGTCCAATCGTGAATCTTTCTTTGGTAGGGATACCTATTTGGAAAATAGGTAGGGCTGATGTAGCCATACACTTAAGAACATATAGATTTGCAGATGTGGGTGATGCATTGTGAGCTGGGACGATAGCCCAAAGGAAGACTGCTCTTGGTGCATGCATTTCCAGTCATGTCTGGCCAGATACACTTTCATCTTTCCCCTCTTTGCTTCATTTTACACAAAATTGTTTAGGGATCAGCCTCAATTTTAATTTCATCTATTCCAGACTTGCCTCCCATCTTTCCACTTGGAAATACACCATAATTCCTGTACAGTAAACAACAAGGGAGGAATCAAAAGTGTTACATCATCAAATAGAACCATAATGTGTCTGGTATTATAAGAAAAGACTCTGGGCTAATGCAAACCTACAGGCTTACCTCACCGAGACGATGACACAGGGAATTTCCACTGGGACTTGTCTCCACCAAGATTGCTTATCCCCATGTTCTGTCCCAGGAGTAAAACACTTGActtcttcttcattgttggtCCACAGAGAAAGAAGGACACAATTTCAGTCTGCTTGTCTTTAATGAGATGCTCAGGGAGTCTAGCCCACTGGGAAGGATGCTGCAGTAAATATCTGTCCAAGTCCTCATACCTCCTTGCTGCACAGAGTGTTTCGATGGAGATCACCCATTTTTAACTTGCTCAGAACTCTCCTAGGATTCTGAGGTTTTTTGATCCTTGGAATTAAAGACTTGGAGCCAAGCAGCTCCAAGTTAGTGAACATGGGGCAGGTGCTGCACTGACCTGTCAGGTATTGTAATAGCAGCTCAGATgccaatttcttttctaaaagatTATGCTCATGCATCCGTGTTGAAGGACTATAGCAGCGATTGTGATTCCAAGAGGCTCAATTTGAGTTGAACACAACAGTAACTAGCtattttttattaagaaatttaattatcatttgattttttttgtgtgtaagcattgtggtgtgtgtgtgtgtgtacagcatatgtggaggccagaggacaacttttaaggaaactctttttctccttctgacATATGAAATCCAGGGACTTGGACTTAGCTTTTCAGGCTTGGGTTAAGTCTTTGcatgttgagccatctctctgactgatgctatttttctttttttctatgagGTGCCAAGTACTCAAGGAAAAACAGATACAGTTTAACAGAGATGTACATGATACTGGGGAAGGGCCATTTGGGCATACATTAAGACAATGTACGTATTACTGTCTGTGCTTGTGGGGCTACATATGCCACAGTGTACATGTGGAGGACAAGGGATAACTGGAGTGTGTTctctatatacacatgtgcacacacacatacatacacacacacacacaaacatacatgcacacctccCACAGAGTCAAGTGATCTTTAACACCTTTACAAGTGTTTTTGtgtcaaactcaggttttcaggtttAGTTCAGTAATCATCTTTATCCACTGAAACATTCTGCAGCCCATGcacttttatcttattttgtattCAATGAAGTACAAGGGTGAATCTTGTGTTTCCAGAACCATCTTGGACTGACTATTGGAAGCAGTATGAACTCTATGGGTAGAGCCTGACTCAGCCAATCTAAAGCAGGCTTGCTTTTTAAAGGCATATATTCTGTTTTTCCaattcattcttattttatgtttttgggtATTTTACCTGAATGTGTGTATGCCAAAtgatgcagtgcccacagagtccagaagagggaaaTAGAGCACCTGGAGAAAGGTTATACACTACTGCTAGCCAccctgtgggggctgggaactgaacttgggtcctcttgaAGATTAGCCAGGCTTTATAACTGTTTAAATATTTTCCCAGCccttgtagtttttttttaaacacagccATGTATGTCTGTTGTATGATTTGTTGGATTCAGATACTTAGGTTCATATacttctgcttctgttctttATAGCTGCACTAAAAATCTATGGGAGGCAACAACCTATCGAGTGTCTCCGAGTTCCTCCTTCTGGGACTCTCCAGGCAGCCCCAGCAGCAACAGaagctcctcttcctgctcttcctcatcATGTACCTGGCCACTGTGCTGGGAAACCTCCTCATCATCCTGGCCATCAGCACAGACTCCCGcctgcacacccccatgtacttcttcctcagcaacCTGTCCTTTGTGGATGTCTGCTTCTCCTCCACCACTGTCCCTAAGGTGCTGGCCATTCACATACTCAGAAATCAAGCCATTTCCTTTTCTGGGTGTCTCACACAGctgtattttctctgtgtgtttgctgACATGGATAATTTCCTGCTGGctgtgatggcctatgaccgaTTTGTGGCCATATGCCACCCTTTACACTACACAACAAAGATGACTCATCAGCTCTGTGTCCTTCTTGTTTTTGGGTCATGGGTGGTAGCCAACCTGAATGCTCTGTTGCATACACTGCTCATGGCTCGACTCTCCTTCTGTGGGGACAATGTGATCCCCCACTTCTTCTGTGAAGTGACTCCCCTGTTGAAACTCTCTTGCTCAGATACACATCTCAATGACTTAATGATTCTTGCTGTTGCAGGGTTGATCATGTTAGCCCCATTTGTCTGCATCCTGGTGTCTTATATCCTTATTGCTTGTGCTGTCCTGAGAGTCTCATCCACAGGAGGAAGATGGAAATCCTTCTCCACCTGTGGCTCCCACCTGGCTGTGGTCTGCCTCTTCTATGGCACCATCATCTCCCTGTATTTCAACCCCTCATCCTCTCACTCACCTGGGAGGGACATGGCAGCTGCCATGATGTACACAGTGGTGACCCCCATGCTGAACCctttcatctacagcctgaggaacagggACATGAAAGGGGCTTTAAGGAAAGTGCTTACCATGAGATTTCTATCTAAGCAGTAATGTTGGAGGTGTCAAATACCATAAAGGGGGCTAATGTCTAAGAATCCTTCATGTTTTGTCAATTATCTGAAACTGAGCCCTTGCTGTTTGTAAGAAAAGCACCTATCTATTTACCAGATACAGAGTCCAGGACACAAATCCTTTaggtaaaagaatgaaaacattcTTTACCAAAGGTTGTTATTTGGATCGTCATGTCAATGCCTTGTCAGAATGCACCATGAACACCATTGTACAGTGTTGGAGAAGAGTAAGGAGCCTCAATGGGACAGCAGTGGATAGTGACTAATGCTAAGCTCCAAACTGGGTCAGGTGTTGTCAGAATGGGGAATTGACTCATGCTCTAGATGGGATGTAGTTTCCAAGTTGGAATGATTCTGAATGGCTGTCTTCATGCAGTTCACTACAAGAGTGAGCTCTGATTGGCCCAGCAGCAGCTACACACGTCCACCATTTTCAGGGCTATAGATGTGCTTTATTTTGTTGGCATCAGATCGTCTGCTCTTGTGTTCAGCTGTGCTTACAACATCTGTGCTATCACTGTATCGAGACCTATGTGCTACTGACTTTCTTTGTAATGCTCCGTGTTTCTTGGCAGAGTGCTAACACCCAATTGTGAGCTTAAGGGTCACCTCTGGGAAACTACAGCTGTTCATTCTTCCTCACCACAGAGACCTCAACCTGAGCCCCTCTCATAGGAAGATCAGACTTGGTGGGCTGAGAAGGGAGGGTTTGGTGCTCCAGGAAACCCTACTCTTGACATTTATTTGGACTTACTGTGTTAGCCTTCTTATCTGGTCATTGCCTAGCACATCACACTAAGGTGAAATAAGttgattcaataaaaatgaactgTGCCTTCTACAATTCTAGTGTGCAGACATGTCAGGCCCTCTGcgttctcttcctgcctctgtcagtgtttgctgtgttttcctgtctctgtcagtagcaaaaaaaaatgtagctactattttgttgttgttgttgttgatgttgttttgtttgaaacagagtctatacagccctggctctcctggaactttcaCTTAgtaaaaaatttatatattgactttcaatttttatttcatagtAAAACTTTTAAAGTTAGTACCTGTAACTTGATTTTGGTGATTCTGCGTATTGTTATTTCTTagatttttactttttgattGTAATggaaattttcattcattttatttttatgttttatttttgttttttctttgtttctttgtttctgtctttctccctccctccctccctccctccctccctccctcccttccttccttccttccttccttctttccacacCCACcaagtttatcttttttttgcCATATACCCGAAGTGTGGTTTTCCATTGGTCTGTGGTCGAGTTAGAGGCTACACTCTTAATGAAAACTGACCCTTCCTTTCCTAGTGGCCAGCACTTGCCAACAGCTCTCCAGCTAGGGGCCAGCAGTGAGCCTTCACACTCACTTCCTCTGCTGCTTGTGTCTAGGCTCTGCTTACACACGTCTCATGTATGTTGTTGCTCcactgtgagtttgtgtgtgcagCTGGGCCCAGAAGACGTCTACAACCTCTAGTCATTACACTCTTTATGGTGAAAGTTGGGAGGACTTCTGAAATGTATAGAGTATTCTTTTCAAAGAAATTGAGACATCTTCAgacattatttcttttctcttctttttaaaaattctttattaatattttgttttctaaaatcctctattaatattttgcttttattttaattttttatagttttaaagaTTATGatataaatacatcatttttcCTCCTACTTCCTCTAAATCCTTCCATATactcctccttgctctctttcaagtctattgatttttttattcgatatattttttatttacatttcaaatgatttcccctttttggccccccactccctgaaagtcacaaaaacccccttccctccacctgttctcccacccacccgttcccacttccctgttctggttttgccttatactgctacactgagtctttccagaaccagtcaGCCATTATTTCTAAAAGCAATTCCCCCACTCCTTCCTGTCACTCCTCTGTAGAGTCCTGTCCTGTATGTTTCTGGCAGCACTGCCTGCCTTCACCCTCCCTCCATTGTCATCCTtggctcttcttcctctccatgtctcagctctcactctccctctttctgtcttctggttTTCTCACTCTTTCTTCTTCCAGGTCAAATCTGCTGAGGGCCTCTGATGAGCTGATTATTTTATCAGAATCTTCCTGGTTCCCAAATATCCACTTGATCCCTCATTTTCTCACTTTTCCTGTTTCCTGAGTCTCTGTTTGATGTGGAATTTTGTCAATCTATCTTTTACTTCCGTTTTATACTTgcttgcttgttgtttgtttgctctgCATGGTTTCTGGTTAGGGAGCATGTCTGCCAGCTTTGTTTACAT
Proteins encoded in this region:
- the LOC127694156 gene encoding olfactory receptor 1361-like, coding for MGGNNLSSVSEFLLLGLSRQPQQQQKLLFLLFLIMYLATVLGNLLIILAISTDSRLHTPMYFFLSNLSFVDVCFSSTTVPKVLAIHILRNQAISFSGCLTQLYFLCVFADMDNFLLAVMAYDRFVAICHPLHYTTKMTHQLCVLLVFGSWVVANLNALLHTLLMARLSFCGDNVIPHFFCEVTPLLKLSCSDTHLNDLMILAVAGLIMLAPFVCILVSYILIACAVLRVSSTGGRWKSFSTCGSHLAVVCLFYGTIISLYFNPSSSHSPGRDMAAAMMYTVVTPMLNPFIYSLRNRDMKGALRKVLTMRFLSKQ